A window from Cryobacterium sp. SO1 encodes these proteins:
- a CDS encoding oxidoreductase, which produces MSITIEEDVWLGGNVVVCPGVTIGAGCIIGAGSVVTKDVPPGVIAAGNPARVVRAIGPDDRIGLGAASPRPRVAASQNCPRISWRLAAKSPSVTKHSSRNRSSSCAHAYAGAMSTTPQHALPSGFTARSTATEVLAGIDLGGKTAIVTGGYSGLGIETVAALAAAGARVVVPARRPEAAWAALDARGLATVEVEALDLADLVSVRAFAERFVATGRSIDILINNAAIMASAEARVGDDWESQFATNHLGHYVLTNLLWPALTAEGGARVVALSSTGHKLSGIRFDDPNFSSGYDKWQAYGQAKTANSLFAVHLDALGADSGVRAFAVHPGGIMTELQRHLPRTEMIAAGWMTEDGTVNPLFKSPEQGAATSTWAATSPMLAGMGGVYCEDCDIAEPTVAGSATARISGVDAHAIDPAAAARLWAFSAELTGVNAFA; this is translated from the coding sequence TTGTCGATCACCATAGAAGAGGACGTCTGGCTCGGCGGCAACGTTGTGGTCTGTCCCGGTGTCACCATCGGAGCTGGGTGCATCATCGGTGCCGGCTCGGTCGTCACCAAGGATGTGCCGCCGGGGGTCATCGCCGCCGGCAATCCGGCCCGTGTGGTGCGCGCGATCGGACCGGACGACCGGATCGGGCTGGGCGCGGCCTCACCGCGGCCGCGGGTCGCGGCAAGTCAGAACTGCCCGAGGATCTCCTGGCGCTTGGCCGCGAAGTCCCCCTCGGTGACCAAACACTCATCCCGCAACCGGTCCAGCTCCTGCGCGCACGCGTACGCTGGAGCGATGAGCACAACACCCCAGCACGCCCTTCCCTCTGGATTCACCGCGCGATCGACCGCGACCGAGGTGCTCGCCGGCATCGACCTCGGCGGCAAGACGGCCATCGTCACCGGCGGCTACTCCGGCCTCGGCATCGAGACCGTCGCCGCGCTCGCCGCGGCCGGCGCCCGGGTGGTGGTGCCGGCCCGGCGTCCAGAGGCGGCCTGGGCCGCCCTGGATGCGCGCGGCCTGGCCACCGTGGAGGTCGAGGCGCTCGACCTGGCCGATCTGGTCAGCGTGCGCGCCTTCGCCGAACGCTTCGTGGCCACCGGCCGCAGCATCGACATCCTGATCAACAACGCCGCCATCATGGCGTCCGCCGAGGCCAGGGTCGGCGACGACTGGGAGTCCCAGTTCGCCACCAACCACCTCGGTCACTACGTGCTGACCAACCTGCTCTGGCCCGCGCTCACGGCCGAGGGCGGCGCCAGGGTCGTTGCGCTGTCGTCGACGGGCCACAAGCTCAGCGGCATCCGCTTCGACGACCCCAACTTCAGCTCCGGCTACGACAAGTGGCAGGCGTACGGGCAGGCCAAGACCGCCAACAGCCTCTTCGCGGTGCACCTGGATGCCCTCGGCGCCGACTCGGGCGTGCGCGCGTTCGCCGTGCATCCCGGCGGCATCATGACCGAGTTGCAGCGACACCTGCCCCGGACGGAGATGATCGCCGCGGGGTGGATGACCGAGGACGGCACCGTGAACCCGCTGTTCAAGTCCCCGGAGCAGGGCGCGGCCACCTCCACCTGGGCGGCCACCTCGCCGATGCTCGCCGGCATGGGCGGCGTCTACTGCGAAGACTGCGACATCGCCGAACCCACCGTGGCCGGCAGCGCCACGGCCCGGATCAGCGGAGTCGACGCGCATGCCATCGACCCGGCTGCGGCGGCCAGGCTCTGGGCCTTCTCGGCCGAGCTCACCGGAGTGAACGCCTTCGCTTGA
- the groL gene encoding chaperonin GroEL (60 kDa chaperone family; promotes refolding of misfolded polypeptides especially under stressful conditions; forms two stacked rings of heptamers to form a barrel-shaped 14mer; ends can be capped by GroES; misfolded proteins enter the barrel where they are refolded when GroES binds), producing the protein MAKIIAFNEEARRGLERGLNILADTVKVTLGPRGRNVVLEKKWGAPTITNDGVSIAKEIELDDPYEKIGAELVKEVAKKTDDVAGDGTTTATVLAQALVREGLRNVAAGADPISLKRGIEKATAAVIAELIASAKEIETKEEIAATASISAGDAEIGAIIAEAIDKVGKEGVVTVEESNTFGTELELTEGMRFDKGFLSAYFVTDPDRQEAVFEDPYILIVNSKVSNIKDLLPIVDKVIQSGKQLLIIAEDVDGEALATLVVNKIRGIFKSVAVKAPGFGDRRKAQLQDIAILTGGQVISEEVGLKLENVTLDLLGNARKVVITKDETTIVEGAGDAEAIAGRVQQIRNEIENTDSDYDREKLQERLAKLAGGVAVIKAGAATEVELKERKHRIEDAVRNAKAAVEEGIVAGGGVALIQAGKTAFESKAILDLVGDEATGANIVRVAIDAPLKQIALNAGMEPGVVADKVRNLPVGFGLNAATGEYVDMIAAGINDPVKVTRSALLNASSIAGLFLTTEAVVADKPEKNPAPAGDPSGGMDF; encoded by the coding sequence ATGGCAAAGATCATTGCTTTCAATGAAGAGGCCCGTCGCGGCCTTGAGCGCGGCCTCAATATCCTCGCTGACACGGTCAAGGTGACCCTCGGCCCGCGCGGACGCAACGTCGTGCTGGAGAAGAAGTGGGGCGCCCCCACGATCACCAACGACGGCGTGTCCATCGCCAAGGAGATCGAGCTCGACGACCCGTACGAGAAGATCGGCGCTGAGCTCGTCAAGGAGGTCGCCAAGAAGACCGACGACGTCGCCGGCGACGGCACCACCACTGCCACCGTTCTCGCTCAGGCTCTGGTTCGCGAAGGCCTGCGCAACGTCGCAGCCGGCGCCGACCCGATCAGCCTCAAGCGCGGCATCGAGAAGGCCACCGCTGCGGTCATCGCCGAGCTCATCGCCAGCGCCAAGGAGATCGAGACCAAGGAAGAGATCGCGGCCACGGCTTCGATCTCTGCCGGCGACGCCGAAATCGGCGCGATCATCGCCGAGGCCATCGACAAGGTCGGCAAGGAAGGTGTTGTCACCGTTGAGGAGTCGAACACCTTCGGCACCGAGCTGGAGCTCACCGAGGGCATGCGCTTCGACAAGGGCTTCCTGTCGGCGTACTTCGTCACCGACCCCGACCGTCAGGAAGCGGTCTTCGAAGACCCCTACATCCTGATCGTCAACTCAAAGGTCTCCAACATCAAGGACCTGTTGCCGATCGTCGACAAGGTCATCCAGAGCGGCAAGCAGCTGCTCATCATCGCCGAGGACGTCGACGGCGAGGCCCTGGCCACGCTCGTTGTGAACAAGATCCGTGGCATCTTCAAGTCGGTTGCCGTCAAGGCCCCCGGCTTCGGTGACCGTCGCAAGGCGCAGCTGCAGGACATCGCCATCCTCACCGGCGGCCAGGTCATCTCCGAGGAGGTCGGCCTCAAGCTTGAGAACGTCACCCTCGACCTGCTCGGTAACGCCCGCAAGGTCGTCATCACCAAGGACGAGACCACCATCGTCGAGGGTGCCGGCGACGCCGAAGCCATCGCCGGTCGCGTTCAGCAGATCCGTAACGAGATCGAGAACACCGACTCGGACTACGACCGTGAGAAGCTCCAGGAGCGTCTCGCCAAGCTCGCCGGTGGCGTTGCCGTCATCAAGGCCGGCGCCGCGACGGAGGTTGAGCTCAAGGAGCGCAAGCACCGCATCGAGGACGCCGTTCGCAACGCGAAGGCAGCCGTCGAAGAGGGCATCGTCGCCGGTGGTGGCGTTGCACTCATCCAGGCCGGCAAGACCGCCTTCGAGAGCAAGGCCATCCTTGACCTCGTCGGCGACGAGGCAACGGGCGCGAATATCGTGCGCGTCGCCATCGACGCTCCGCTCAAGCAGATCGCGCTCAACGCCGGCATGGAGCCGGGCGTTGTCGCCGACAAGGTGCGCAACCTGCCCGTCGGATTCGGCCTCAACGCCGCGACCGGTGAGTACGTCGACATGATCGCCGCCGGCATCAATGACCCGGTGAAGGTCACCCGCTCGGCGCTGCTGAACGCATCGTCGATCGCCGGTCTGTTCCTCACCACTGAGGCCGTCGTCGCCGACAAGCCCGAGAAGAACCCGGCCCCGGCCGGCGACCCCTCGGGTGGCATGGACTTCTAA
- a CDS encoding maltose acetyltransferase domain-containing protein translates to MHPVLSEFDKMVAGEWYRYRFGPELAEMTTSTQPICRQITALYDDDQPAAHTLVNEMLGSVGAGADFRPPLYLDYGAQLHVGANTFFNADFLTLGGG, encoded by the coding sequence TTGCATCCCGTTCTCTCCGAATTCGACAAGATGGTCGCGGGGGAATGGTACCGGTACCGCTTCGGGCCCGAGCTGGCGGAAATGACGACGAGCACCCAACCTATCTGCCGGCAGATCACCGCGCTCTACGACGACGACCAGCCCGCTGCGCATACGCTGGTCAACGAGATGCTCGGCAGCGTGGGCGCCGGAGCGGACTTCCGGCCGCCCCTGTACCTGGACTACGGCGCCCAGCTGCACGTGGGTGCGAACACCTTCTTCAATGCGGACTTCCTCACGCTGGGCGGCGGATAG
- a CDS encoding LytR C-terminal domain-containing protein yields the protein MPTSYPKDRFDDLPHKLDRVGAHRAPAKKGRRWVAVWWALGATALLIGVGAVGLTVLDNRLNFTIPGIEAETPAAEPTTEPVPTAEPTTDPSASVTVLNGTPTTGVARSVGDLLTTGGWTVGSTSDADAEDVVTTTVYYSDASLEGAARGVAALLPGSVVLLSEDFAGSDASLTVVVGSDYAMPVE from the coding sequence ATGCCCACTTCGTACCCGAAAGACCGCTTCGATGACCTCCCCCACAAGCTCGACCGGGTGGGGGCGCACCGAGCACCAGCCAAGAAGGGGCGCCGGTGGGTTGCGGTGTGGTGGGCGCTCGGCGCGACCGCTCTGCTGATCGGTGTGGGTGCCGTCGGCCTGACCGTGTTGGACAACCGGTTGAATTTCACCATTCCCGGGATTGAGGCCGAGACGCCCGCTGCGGAGCCGACGACCGAGCCGGTGCCCACCGCGGAGCCGACCACTGACCCCAGTGCGAGTGTCACGGTGCTCAACGGCACCCCGACGACCGGCGTGGCCCGGTCGGTGGGCGACCTGCTCACCACCGGCGGCTGGACCGTCGGCAGTACCAGTGACGCAGACGCCGAAGACGTCGTCACGACGACCGTTTATTACTCGGATGCCTCTCTGGAGGGCGCTGCCCGCGGTGTGGCGGCCTTGCTGCCCGGTTCGGTGGTGTTGCTTTCCGAAGACTTCGCGGGCTCAGACGCCAGCCTGACCGTCGTGGTCGGCTCCGACTACGCCATGCCCGTCGAGTGA
- a CDS encoding CopG family transcriptional regulator, producing MSSNIQKLVENVAAEADATRDEPMPPRATPSRPNKSVPVAVRLAPDDVAAIEILADKLDVPVSTLLRGWILDALATHRDESIGTALDRVTADIQRLRELVA from the coding sequence GTGAGCAGCAACATCCAAAAGCTGGTTGAAAATGTCGCCGCCGAGGCAGATGCCACACGTGACGAACCGATGCCGCCCAGAGCCACCCCGTCCCGTCCCAACAAGTCGGTTCCGGTTGCCGTTCGGCTCGCGCCCGACGACGTCGCCGCGATTGAGATCCTTGCGGATAAGCTCGACGTTCCGGTGTCCACCCTCCTGCGCGGTTGGATTCTGGATGCCCTCGCGACCCACCGTGACGAGTCCATTGGCACCGCACTCGACAGGGTCACCGCAGACATCCAGCGACTCCGCGAGCTCGTCGCCTGA
- a CDS encoding chloride channel protein, whose translation MPAHPDPPAAPPSAVDPLAVIRSRGYLRILLLAGLIGVPVSIAAYGFLALVDWLQAYLFTEMPGMLGFASVPLWWPFPLLALAGLLVALSIQRLPGTSGHPPSEGFKAGGFPEPRELPGLILAALATLALGAVLGPEAPLIALGGGLGALALLLIKKDSPPTAVAVIASAGSFAAVSTLLGSPLLGAFLLMEASGLAGAMLGVGLLPGLLAAGIGSLVFVGLDSWTGLGTFSLALPDLPAFSTPTLAMFLWALTLGAGCPLVAWGIRALARIVRPFVHAHRIIVTPALGVAIAGLAVLFAVVTGEDTAEVLFSGQSALPALLSGGAAWPVGALLLLVLCKALAYGLSLSAFRGGPVFPAMFVGAALGVAASHLPGMALVPAVGVGIGAMCVSMLRLPLTSVLLATVLLSSDAFAVMPLVIVAVVVAHVITGRLPEPPGRRLSGALSTDGPATG comes from the coding sequence ATGCCCGCCCACCCCGATCCGCCGGCAGCGCCACCGAGTGCGGTCGATCCGCTGGCGGTGATCCGTTCTCGCGGCTACCTCCGCATCCTCCTCCTGGCCGGGCTGATCGGGGTGCCGGTCTCCATCGCTGCCTACGGCTTCCTGGCGCTGGTGGACTGGCTGCAGGCGTACCTGTTCACCGAGATGCCCGGCATGCTTGGCTTCGCCAGCGTGCCGCTCTGGTGGCCGTTCCCGCTGCTGGCCCTGGCGGGGCTGCTGGTGGCGCTGAGCATCCAGCGACTGCCGGGCACCAGCGGCCATCCGCCCTCGGAGGGCTTCAAAGCCGGTGGGTTCCCCGAGCCCCGGGAACTGCCGGGACTGATCCTGGCCGCCCTGGCCACCCTGGCCCTGGGCGCCGTGCTCGGCCCCGAGGCACCGCTGATCGCCCTCGGCGGCGGCCTGGGCGCCCTCGCACTGCTGCTGATCAAGAAGGATTCCCCGCCGACGGCCGTCGCGGTGATCGCTTCCGCCGGCAGTTTCGCTGCCGTGAGCACCCTGCTCGGCTCGCCTCTGCTCGGCGCGTTCCTGCTGATGGAGGCCTCCGGGCTGGCCGGCGCAATGCTCGGGGTGGGCCTGTTGCCTGGACTGCTCGCGGCCGGGATCGGCTCCCTCGTCTTCGTCGGACTGGATTCCTGGACCGGCCTGGGCACCTTTTCCCTCGCCCTCCCCGACCTGCCGGCGTTCTCCACCCCCACCCTGGCCATGTTCCTCTGGGCTCTCACGCTCGGGGCCGGATGCCCGCTGGTCGCCTGGGGCATCCGGGCCCTCGCCCGCATCGTGCGGCCGTTCGTGCACGCTCACCGGATCATCGTGACGCCCGCGCTGGGTGTGGCGATCGCCGGACTGGCCGTGCTGTTCGCGGTTGTGACCGGAGAGGACACTGCCGAAGTGCTTTTCTCCGGCCAGTCGGCGCTGCCCGCGCTCCTCTCCGGCGGTGCAGCGTGGCCGGTGGGCGCCCTGCTGCTGCTGGTGCTGTGTAAGGCGCTGGCCTATGGGCTCTCGCTCAGCGCGTTCCGGGGCGGCCCGGTCTTCCCGGCAATGTTCGTCGGCGCCGCCCTGGGGGTGGCGGCCTCGCACCTGCCGGGGATGGCGTTGGTGCCGGCGGTGGGCGTGGGCATCGGGGCGATGTGCGTGTCGATGCTGCGCCTGCCGCTGACCAGCGTGCTGCTGGCCACGGTACTGCTCAGCAGTGACGCATTCGCGGTGATGCCGCTGGTGATCGTGGCCGTGGTGGTCGCGCACGTCATCACCGGCCGACTCCCTGAGCCGCCGGGCCGGCGGTTGAGCGGCGCACTCTCGACCGACGGCCCGGCGACGGGCTGA
- a CDS encoding DUF3263 domain-containing protein → MATSEHGESERRADGALGLSPRDKNLLAFERRWWSQPGAKEQAIRTEFGLSAARYYQMLGALLDSPLALAHDPMLVKRLQRMRDARSQARSARAIRPIE, encoded by the coding sequence ATGGCGACCAGTGAGCACGGCGAGAGCGAACGGCGCGCCGACGGCGCTCTGGGCCTCAGCCCTCGCGATAAAAACCTGCTCGCTTTCGAGCGGCGCTGGTGGTCACAGCCCGGCGCCAAGGAGCAGGCAATTCGCACCGAGTTCGGCCTTTCAGCCGCCCGCTATTATCAGATGTTGGGTGCCTTGCTCGACTCGCCGCTTGCCCTCGCGCACGATCCCATGCTGGTCAAACGACTGCAGCGGATGCGTGACGCGCGCTCGCAGGCACGGTCGGCCAGAGCCATCCGCCCCATCGAGTAG
- a CDS encoding helix-hairpin-helix domain-containing protein: MGEDAGRAVGAAEVPGRAGDADGTLWVEQGIPAPARRALVAAGILTVEDLCRADPDVLARLHGMGPKALARLRPLCDG, from the coding sequence ATGGGCGAGGATGCGGGTCGGGCAGTGGGTGCGGCTGAGGTGCCGGGTCGGGCTGGAGATGCGGACGGGACGCTGTGGGTCGAGCAGGGAATCCCGGCTCCAGCACGGCGCGCGCTCGTCGCAGCGGGCATCCTTACTGTTGAGGACCTGTGCAGGGCGGACCCGGATGTTCTCGCCCGGCTGCACGGGATGGGCCCCAAGGCGCTGGCGCGGTTGCGTCCGCTGTGCGACGGCTGA
- a CDS encoding PLD nuclease N-terminal domain-containing protein, whose amino-acid sequence MSRSSSVGAGVAESQPTLALSCCLRKAGAAAPPMGDGRPVVRFTKLTAMYALFSAVLLVLLIAALVDIITRQEGQVKHLPKVLWVILVIFLPVIGSVLWFAIGREYPARADRPRVNVPRRPAYQGFAEPPVRRVRTTEEELADLDREIDFHTEQARIRRIEAELAERRRPTDEP is encoded by the coding sequence ATGTCGCGATCCTCCTCGGTCGGGGCGGGCGTGGCGGAGTCCCAGCCCACGCTGGCCCTGTCGTGTTGCCTGCGCAAGGCCGGTGCCGCCGCGCCGCCAATGGGGGATGGTCGGCCGGTTGTCCGGTTCACTAAGCTGACCGCCATGTATGCGCTCTTCTCTGCCGTGCTCCTGGTGCTCCTCATCGCCGCCCTGGTGGACATCATCACCCGGCAGGAGGGGCAGGTGAAGCACCTGCCCAAGGTCCTCTGGGTGATTCTGGTGATCTTCCTCCCGGTAATCGGCAGTGTGCTCTGGTTCGCCATCGGCCGGGAGTATCCGGCGCGTGCCGACCGGCCCCGGGTGAATGTGCCGCGCCGTCCGGCGTACCAGGGGTTCGCGGAGCCGCCGGTCCGGCGGGTGCGCACCACCGAGGAAGAACTGGCCGACCTGGACCGGGAGATCGATTTCCACACCGAACAGGCTCGCATCCGTCGTATCGAGGCCGAGCTGGCCGAACGGCGGAGGCCGACGGACGAACCGTGA
- the msrB gene encoding peptide-methionine (R)-S-oxide reductase MsrB, which yields MDYEVTKSDAEWKAELTPEQYSVLRGAATERAWTGELLDEGRAGVYTCGACNAELFKSGTKFDSGCGWPSFYESVRPEAVELIEDRSLGVVRTEVRCAACGSHLGHVFDDGFGTPTGDRYCMNSISLNFTPGE from the coding sequence ATGGACTACGAGGTCACCAAGTCTGACGCCGAATGGAAGGCTGAACTCACCCCGGAGCAGTACAGCGTGCTGCGCGGTGCGGCCACCGAAAGAGCCTGGACCGGCGAGCTCCTCGACGAGGGTCGTGCAGGGGTGTACACCTGCGGTGCCTGCAACGCCGAGCTGTTCAAGAGCGGCACCAAGTTCGACTCCGGCTGCGGCTGGCCGAGCTTCTACGAGTCGGTGCGCCCCGAGGCCGTCGAGCTCATCGAAGACCGCTCGCTCGGTGTCGTGCGCACCGAGGTACGCTGCGCCGCCTGCGGATCGCACCTGGGCCACGTGTTCGACGACGGTTTCGGCACCCCCACCGGCGACCGCTACTGCATGAACTCGATCTCGCTCAACTTCACGCCAGGCGAGTAA
- a CDS encoding WXG100 family type VII secretion target — translation MAQFQVDSDALITTTGAARATMGRIQAEVAALLGQLTGLEGSWTGQASTQFQAAVSAWRSTQQHVEQSADVLNQALGQAGAQYAEVEQANARLFAR, via the coding sequence ATGGCCCAGTTCCAGGTAGACAGCGACGCGTTGATCACGACGACGGGCGCAGCCCGCGCCACCATGGGGCGGATCCAGGCCGAGGTGGCCGCCCTGCTCGGGCAGCTCACCGGGCTGGAAGGCTCCTGGACCGGCCAGGCGTCCACGCAGTTCCAGGCGGCGGTGTCGGCGTGGCGCAGCACTCAACAGCATGTCGAGCAGAGCGCTGACGTGCTCAACCAGGCGCTCGGGCAGGCCGGAGCTCAGTACGCGGAGGTGGAGCAGGCCAACGCCCGGCTGTTCGCCCGGTAG
- a CDS encoding nucleoside deaminase has protein sequence MTGPRPGGEILTDPTLISAADEMHLALALDVARRSRTNGNHPFGAILVAGDGTVLEGQNTVVTAGDPTGHAETNLVRLASARLSTDDLRSSTLYTSTEPCVMCSGAIYWAGIGRVVYALPEQMLAQVVPEQGGEPTLDLPCRDVFARGGNTVHVAGPALIADAAAVHAGFWDAAH, from the coding sequence GTGACGGGACCGCGACCGGGCGGCGAGATCCTGACCGATCCGACGCTCATCTCGGCGGCCGATGAGATGCACCTGGCCCTTGCACTGGACGTGGCCCGGCGCTCCCGAACGAACGGCAATCACCCGTTCGGCGCCATCCTCGTGGCCGGTGACGGCACCGTACTCGAAGGCCAGAACACCGTCGTCACCGCCGGCGACCCGACCGGGCACGCCGAAACCAACCTCGTCCGCCTCGCCAGCGCACGTCTGTCCACCGACGACCTGCGTTCGAGCACCCTGTACACCAGCACCGAACCGTGTGTGATGTGCTCCGGTGCCATCTACTGGGCCGGGATCGGCCGGGTGGTCTACGCGCTGCCCGAACAGATGCTCGCACAGGTGGTGCCGGAACAGGGCGGGGAACCCACGCTGGACCTGCCCTGTCGGGACGTGTTCGCCCGCGGCGGCAACACCGTGCACGTCGCTGGACCTGCGCTCATCGCCGACGCGGCTGCCGTGCACGCGGGGTTTTGGGACGCCGCTCACTGA
- a CDS encoding cold-shock protein translates to MANGTVKWFNAEKGFGFITVDGGGQDVFVHYSAIDMHGYKVLEEGQHVIFELGTGAKGPQAESVRPA, encoded by the coding sequence ATGGCGAACGGAACCGTCAAATGGTTCAACGCTGAAAAGGGTTTCGGCTTCATCACTGTCGATGGAGGAGGACAGGACGTCTTCGTTCACTACTCCGCCATTGACATGCACGGCTACAAGGTTCTTGAAGAAGGTCAGCACGTCATCTTCGAACTCGGTACCGGAGCCAAGGGTCCGCAGGCCGAATCGGTCCGCCCGGCTTAA
- a CDS encoding DUF3048 domain-containing protein, giving the protein MTAFRMSLRPTRRSRPRLRGPLAAILVAAGLGLGLVGCSAPQPEPTASPSPTLPPGVAPLRGTPVDPAASEHPSLAVKIDNHPAARPQIGLESADLVFEELVEGGLTRYAAIWHSDMPAEVGPVRSIRPMDPEILSSFGGIVAYSGGQPQFVDAMKATPLLNVIFDEDATGLFVRAEDRDSPHDLVLAADETVRLHSDLAEPRAQFDYADGGEDTTAVLAGDPTATIVTRFSEAGGRAWDWDPAAGYLRSQDGAADLDTTGTQLRATNILVLRVEVDRSGEVPRTILTGSGEAWVSTGGSTMPATWFKDGPAAPIRLADAAGATIELAPGNTWIELVPADGGSVELVP; this is encoded by the coding sequence GTGACTGCGTTTCGGATGTCCCTTCGGCCCACCCGTCGATCCCGGCCCCGCCTGCGCGGGCCGCTCGCGGCGATCCTGGTCGCCGCCGGGCTCGGTCTGGGGCTGGTCGGCTGCTCGGCACCGCAGCCTGAGCCGACCGCATCACCGAGTCCGACACTGCCACCCGGCGTCGCGCCCCTGCGCGGCACACCGGTGGATCCGGCCGCTTCCGAGCATCCGTCGTTGGCCGTCAAGATCGACAACCACCCCGCCGCCCGGCCGCAGATCGGCCTCGAGAGCGCCGACCTGGTCTTCGAGGAACTGGTCGAGGGCGGGCTCACCCGCTACGCCGCCATCTGGCACTCCGACATGCCCGCCGAGGTGGGTCCGGTGCGGTCGATCCGCCCGATGGACCCCGAGATCCTGAGCTCCTTCGGCGGGATCGTGGCGTATTCGGGCGGACAGCCGCAGTTCGTCGACGCGATGAAGGCCACCCCGCTGTTGAACGTCATCTTCGACGAGGATGCCACGGGCCTGTTCGTTCGCGCCGAGGACCGGGATTCCCCGCATGACCTGGTGCTCGCCGCGGACGAAACCGTGCGGCTGCACTCCGACCTCGCCGAGCCGCGCGCCCAGTTCGACTATGCCGACGGCGGCGAAGACACCACCGCGGTCCTGGCCGGCGACCCCACGGCCACGATCGTCACCCGGTTCTCCGAGGCCGGCGGGCGGGCCTGGGACTGGGACCCTGCAGCGGGCTACCTCCGCAGCCAGGACGGCGCCGCGGACCTCGACACCACGGGAACCCAGCTGCGCGCCACCAACATTCTGGTGCTGCGGGTGGAGGTGGACCGGAGCGGCGAGGTGCCCCGCACCATCCTGACCGGCTCCGGTGAGGCCTGGGTGTCGACCGGCGGGTCGACGATGCCGGCCACCTGGTTCAAGGATGGCCCGGCCGCGCCGATCCGGTTGGCCGACGCGGCCGGGGCCACGATCGAGCTCGCACCTGGAAACACCTGGATCGAACTGGTTCCCGCTGACGGCGGCAGCGTGGAGCTGGTGCCCTGA
- a CDS encoding transposase, whose product MGFDVDWTHLSDHMWSKHRVSVTEATEALADVDAQWFDPDPKSTSGNSARVLGYSHTASAVIVVVLIHRDDRTQAWWGANGWRAGTADRRTYREGLEQ is encoded by the coding sequence ATGGGGTTCGACGTTGATTGGACGCACCTCAGTGATCACATGTGGTCGAAGCATCGAGTGTCCGTGACTGAGGCGACGGAAGCGCTGGCTGACGTCGACGCGCAGTGGTTCGACCCGGACCCCAAGAGCACGTCGGGCAACAGCGCGCGAGTGCTCGGCTATTCGCACACGGCGAGCGCTGTGATCGTGGTCGTCCTGATCCATCGGGATGACCGCACTCAGGCGTGGTGGGGTGCGAATGGATGGCGAGCCGGCACCGCAGACCGGCGAACGTATCGAGAAGGGCTTGAACAGTGA